A window from Chitinophagales bacterium encodes these proteins:
- a CDS encoding cobalamin-dependent protein (Presence of a B(12) (cobalamin)-binding domain implies dependence on cobalamin itself, in one of its several forms, or in some unusual lineages, dependence on a cobalamin-like analog.) gives MKICLIKPPILHKGASFALMPTPPLGLAYIAGALKKAGIDVQVIDATAEGVNNIEKFREGIFVFGLNKYEIVSRIDKDVDVICFSFMFTNNWMYGRELIAEVKKSFPGQTLIAGGEHVNAAPEYCMKQAKGLDYIVFGEGEETILELLEVDRKKRNITKVDGIAYRNEEEIICNIKRKRKNDIAEIVWPAWELFPVKKYFENRMSHGVFRGDTLPVMASRGCPYACTFCSSPQMWGRKYQVRPPADFVDELEYLYNTYGAVNFDLFDLTAIIYKDWIIEMCQEIMKRGLNITYQLPSGTRSEAIDYEVATHLYKSGCKNITYAPESGSETVLKAVKKKVKIQNMLDSIRYSCKAGMNIHLNMIIGFPDDQHKNIFETLWFLLKCSWYGANDVAIAVFTPYPGSELFDRLTEEGKLNIYDDKCIEEIIDSYDLWPSKVYSNNISAAWIKFYVFLLLISFYSSNYLFRPIRLFRTLKNLLFNKHESRLEQILYKNFIKNVLNIFTISRISRTEDAKT, from the coding sequence ATGAAAATTTGCCTTATAAAGCCACCAATACTTCACAAAGGTGCATCCTTTGCGCTGATGCCCACACCACCTTTGGGTTTGGCTTATATTGCAGGTGCTTTAAAAAAAGCAGGAATAGATGTCCAGGTGATTGATGCAACTGCAGAAGGGGTAAATAATATTGAAAAGTTCAGGGAAGGAATTTTTGTTTTTGGCCTCAATAAGTATGAGATAGTCAGTAGAATTGACAAGGATGTTGATGTCATTTGTTTTTCATTTATGTTTACCAACAACTGGATGTATGGGCGTGAACTTATTGCAGAGGTGAAGAAGTCTTTTCCAGGGCAAACACTCATAGCCGGAGGTGAACATGTGAATGCTGCTCCTGAATATTGTATGAAGCAAGCCAAAGGACTTGATTATATTGTATTTGGAGAAGGGGAGGAGACGATTTTGGAATTGCTGGAAGTTGACAGGAAAAAGCGGAATATCACTAAAGTTGACGGCATTGCATATCGCAATGAAGAAGAAATTATCTGTAATATCAAAAGAAAAAGGAAAAATGATATTGCTGAAATAGTTTGGCCTGCATGGGAGCTTTTTCCTGTAAAAAAATACTTTGAAAACAGGATGTCGCACGGTGTTTTTCGGGGGGATACCCTTCCGGTGATGGCATCAAGAGGCTGTCCCTATGCCTGTACATTTTGTTCCAGTCCGCAGATGTGGGGCAGAAAATACCAGGTTCGCCCACCAGCAGATTTTGTGGATGAACTGGAATACTTGTATAATACTTATGGTGCGGTAAATTTCGATCTCTTTGACTTAACAGCCATTATATACAAGGACTGGATTATTGAAATGTGTCAGGAGATTATGAAGCGCGGCTTGAATATCACCTATCAGTTGCCTTCAGGAACGCGCTCTGAAGCAATCGACTATGAAGTAGCTACTCATCTCTACAAATCGGGTTGTAAGAATATTACCTATGCACCGGAATCTGGTTCAGAAACAGTATTGAAAGCAGTCAAAAAGAAAGTCAAGATCCAAAATATGCTGGACTCCATCAGGTATTCCTGCAAAGCGGGCATGAACATACACCTGAATATGATCATAGGTTTTCCAGATGACCAGCACAAAAATATATTTGAAACACTATGGTTTTTGTTGAAATGTAGTTGGTATGGTGCCAATGATGTAGCTATTGCTGTATTCACACCCTATCCCGGTAGTGAACTATTTGATAGGCTTACAGAAGAAGGCAAACTTAATATCTATGATGACAAATGTATTGAAGAGATCATAGACTCTTATGATTTATGGCCAAGTAAAGTGTATTCAAACAATATAAGTGCAGCCTGGATAAAGTTTTATGTATTCCTTTTGCTGATATCGTTTTATTCTTCTAATTATCTCTTTAGACCCATAAGATTGTTCCGTACGCTTAAGAATTTGCTGTTCAATAAACACGAATCCAGGTTAGAACAAATTCTTTACAAGAATTTTATAAAGAATGTGTTGAATATATTTACCATTTCAAGAATTTCCCGTACGGAAGATGCGAAAACATAA
- a CDS encoding CotH kinase family protein, whose protein sequence is MPYRKKIMFVCFTVFTFIAVCILSSCTKTQPAPLINEFVSSNTTDSKLLYQDWIEIYNPGNEAVNLSGYGLSDDLEKPFKWTFPDTTIEPSAYLLIIASGKNKSTPGKKLHCNWKINASGEILLLTDKQGKSIDRIEPVRLLPDISYGRVESADSSYKYFKQPTPGSENTSSAYNEILEQVKFSHKGGFYSDSFYLSLKHSDTDATIYYTLDGSEPSPSNTEGRTFHYKTSYLNKKSENNTLTGTYKTYKYDQPILIKNNSNSDPTTFDKVSSSPPELLIELLNLLGLFKNAKFNKPNLELFKGTIVRAIAVKDSSIPCPISSNSYFVSPDARQRLLPIVALGIQEDQLIGYEDGIYTPGIDFDQWLTENPDNEFLSFNDANYHRRGKKAEYRANIEYFDSNSDTGNINQIIGLRIQGGNSRMYPLKSFRIYAKNAYGKSRLKHGFFDGNEIKSYKRLILRNGGDDQFSTYLRDPIVHLISKPLNFDIQGFQPAILFINAEYFGVYNIRERQDKHYIAQHHNANTEDIILVKEPIDLDNITDSSTIEFINLKDYVIDKDLSIASHYEYASERIDIQNLIDYSIANIFVGNGDWPERNSRAWRVKPEAVLKKAAGTLDGKWRWIMFDVDEGLGMHMQYYTDSFDYAVNYNILSTGAEWNTISFYPFLNNDDFKLKFINRFCDLLNTAFDPERTLGIIDSVEQMMEAPMQEHYRKWSFPDLSISKWKSEIKKVKNYVVQRPAIQRNHLKEYFQLQDDVLIHLNVSDTSHGYIKINSIKIDATTAGIKKPVYPWSGKYFRDVPVTISAVAKAGFKFSHWEGISENEASATLTFKSNTADIKAIFVPAGKE, encoded by the coding sequence ATGCCCTACCGGAAAAAAATAATGTTTGTATGCTTCACTGTATTTACATTTATTGCTGTTTGTATATTGAGCTCTTGCACAAAAACGCAACCTGCACCGCTCATCAATGAGTTCGTATCATCCAACACCACTGATTCAAAACTTTTATACCAGGACTGGATAGAAATTTACAATCCAGGAAATGAGGCTGTCAACTTATCGGGGTATGGCTTGTCTGATGATCTGGAAAAACCATTTAAATGGACTTTCCCTGACACCACAATTGAACCGAGTGCTTATTTACTGATCATTGCATCAGGAAAAAACAAAAGCACCCCAGGTAAAAAACTGCATTGCAACTGGAAAATAAATGCATCAGGAGAAATTTTGTTATTGACCGATAAGCAAGGAAAAAGCATTGACCGAATTGAGCCGGTAAGATTATTGCCCGACATTTCTTATGGTAGAGTTGAAAGTGCTGATTCCAGCTATAAATACTTCAAACAACCTACACCGGGAAGTGAAAATACTTCCTCAGCATATAATGAAATCCTGGAGCAAGTTAAATTCTCTCATAAAGGCGGGTTTTACAGTGATTCCTTTTATTTATCCCTGAAGCATTCAGATACTGATGCTACAATATATTATACCCTTGATGGCTCAGAACCCTCGCCTTCTAATACCGAGGGCAGAACATTTCATTATAAAACCTCATACCTGAATAAAAAGAGTGAAAATAACACCCTGACAGGAACCTACAAAACCTATAAGTACGATCAACCCATTTTAATTAAGAACAACTCAAATTCTGATCCCACAACATTTGACAAAGTGAGTAGTAGTCCTCCTGAATTATTGATCGAACTTTTAAATCTTCTCGGCCTTTTCAAAAATGCAAAATTCAACAAACCCAACCTTGAGCTTTTCAAAGGCACTATTGTAAGAGCTATTGCCGTTAAGGATAGTTCTATTCCGTGCCCAATATCTAGCAACAGCTATTTTGTTAGTCCTGATGCAAGACAAAGATTGCTACCAATAGTTGCTCTGGGTATCCAGGAAGATCAACTGATCGGATATGAAGATGGGATATACACACCGGGAATTGATTTTGACCAGTGGCTGACCGAAAATCCGGATAACGAATTTCTTTCCTTTAATGATGCAAATTATCACAGAAGAGGCAAAAAAGCAGAATACAGGGCAAACATTGAATATTTTGACTCCAATAGCGATACAGGCAATATCAATCAAATTATAGGTTTGAGAATTCAGGGCGGAAATTCCAGAATGTATCCTTTAAAATCATTTCGCATCTATGCCAAAAATGCCTATGGCAAAAGCAGGCTCAAGCACGGTTTTTTTGATGGTAATGAAATCAAGAGCTACAAAAGATTAATACTCAGAAATGGAGGGGATGACCAATTCAGCACCTACCTGAGAGACCCCATTGTACACCTTATTTCAAAACCATTAAATTTTGATATACAGGGTTTTCAACCAGCCATATTGTTTATCAATGCTGAGTATTTTGGCGTATATAATATCAGGGAGCGACAAGACAAACATTATATAGCACAACATCACAATGCAAACACTGAGGATATCATTTTAGTGAAAGAACCTATTGACTTAGATAATATCACTGACAGCAGTACAATTGAATTTATAAACCTAAAAGATTATGTAATTGATAAGGACTTGAGCATAGCATCACATTATGAATATGCCAGTGAAAGGATTGACATTCAAAACCTGATTGACTATAGCATTGCCAATATATTTGTAGGAAATGGCGACTGGCCGGAAAGAAACAGCAGGGCCTGGAGAGTAAAACCCGAAGCTGTTTTAAAAAAAGCTGCTGGTACTCTTGATGGAAAATGGAGGTGGATAATGTTTGATGTAGATGAAGGGCTGGGGATGCATATGCAATATTATACTGATAGCTTTGACTATGCAGTGAATTACAATATTCTATCAACGGGAGCAGAATGGAATACTATAAGTTTCTATCCATTTTTAAACAATGATGATTTCAAACTGAAATTCATCAACAGATTTTGTGACCTGCTCAATACTGCTTTTGATCCTGAAAGAACACTGGGCATTATTGATTCTGTAGAACAAATGATGGAAGCTCCTATGCAGGAACATTATAGGAAATGGTCATTCCCGGACTTATCCATATCTAAATGGAAATCTGAAATCAAAAAAGTCAAAAATTATGTAGTACAAAGACCCGCAATACAAAGAAATCATTTAAAGGAATATTTTCAACTACAGGATGATGTTTTGATCCATTTAAATGTATCGGATACATCACATGGGTACATAAAAATAAATTCGATCAAAATAGATGCAACTACTGCCGGAATCAAAAAACCGGTATATCCATGGTCAGGAAAATATTTCAGGGATGTTCCCGTAACTATATCAGCTGTGGCCAAAGCAGGATTCAAGTTTTCGCATTGGGAAGGCATATCTGAAAACGAGGCTTCAGCTACACTCACATTTAAAAGCAATACAGCAGATATCAAGGCGATATTTGTTCCTGCAGGAAAAGAATAG
- a CDS encoding twitch domain-containing radical SAM protein, translating to MLTKFFRKKKETVKRDPDKTDFCYYPFFQVLLSADGKYMPCSHHTGFITHNGKEINAKDFNIKEAWNSDYMQELRHNFKNNIRHKGCVQCWKEQAMGLKPMRYDSYGYDIPESQVEKPVSPMRVEINASNVCNLKCRICWSHASSRWVKEAKDVYGVDGEIHFNMTPENQKIIRDWVPNFTQIGFFGGEPLMSEENIELMRYCVETGHAGHISLLINTNTTYYNEELIRLFKQFKNVYLNFSIDDIGKRFEYQRSGGRWEQVVENLHKFIKHGGYSGDDQIQCKICCSVNTMNIYYFPEYFEFFNKHFPGLPVFWNLVYMPWELSISLIPHDIKELITDRLKKYVSTSYEMDELRTKTIDSLIAFLNAHDERDFTEFFRHIARHDKYRNENFKEVFPEFYEVIKKYKPKELQF from the coding sequence ATGCTGACGAAATTCTTCAGGAAAAAGAAAGAAACGGTAAAGAGAGATCCTGACAAAACAGACTTTTGTTATTATCCCTTTTTCCAGGTATTGCTTTCAGCCGATGGTAAATACATGCCCTGTAGTCACCACACAGGATTTATCACGCACAATGGAAAAGAGATCAATGCGAAGGATTTCAATATCAAAGAGGCCTGGAATTCGGATTACATGCAGGAACTGCGTCACAATTTCAAGAACAACATCCGTCACAAAGGTTGCGTGCAGTGCTGGAAAGAACAGGCTATGGGTTTAAAACCCATGCGCTACGATTCCTATGGTTATGATATTCCCGAATCGCAGGTTGAAAAACCAGTTTCACCCATGCGGGTAGAGATCAATGCCAGCAATGTATGTAATTTAAAATGCAGAATTTGCTGGTCGCACGCATCATCACGATGGGTAAAAGAAGCCAAAGATGTGTATGGAGTGGATGGAGAAATTCATTTTAATATGACTCCTGAAAATCAAAAAATTATACGTGATTGGGTGCCCAATTTCACACAAATAGGTTTCTTTGGCGGAGAGCCCCTGATGAGTGAAGAGAATATTGAACTGATGCGCTACTGTGTGGAAACAGGACATGCTGGGCATATATCGCTATTGATCAACACCAATACCACTTATTACAATGAAGAATTGATCAGGCTTTTCAAGCAATTCAAAAATGTGTATCTCAATTTCAGCATTGACGATATAGGCAAGCGCTTTGAATACCAGCGCAGCGGTGGCAGATGGGAGCAGGTGGTTGAAAATCTGCACAAGTTTATCAAGCACGGGGGATACAGTGGCGATGATCAAATCCAGTGTAAAATCTGCTGCTCGGTAAATACCATGAACATCTACTATTTCCCTGAATATTTTGAGTTTTTCAACAAGCATTTCCCGGGATTGCCGGTTTTCTGGAATTTAGTCTATATGCCCTGGGAACTTTCCATATCACTTATACCGCATGATATCAAAGAACTTATAACAGACAGGTTGAAAAAGTATGTCAGCACTTCGTATGAAATGGATGAGCTGCGCACCAAGACCATCGACAGCCTGATCGCTTTTCTAAATGCTCATGACGAAAGGGATTTTACTGAGTTTTTCAGGCACATAGCCCGGCATGATAAATACAGGAATGAAAATTTCAAAGAAGTATTCCCTGAATTTTATGAAGTGATCAAAAAATACAAGCCAAAAGAATTGCAGTTTTAA
- a CDS encoding radical SAM protein produces the protein MKRALFLNLPNRQRIMRRYMCSYKSPTFLFQPIELLSLAAIYRGWNCGDPVLIDAIAENIEQPELHQKIKTIAPEFIISICGFECFEEDMAAIDEIKSEFPDTPFILFGHYATVFAEETLENINVDYVIHGEPDIVFSELLNAMEGKIEYETIKGISYRKHGVPIHQKGVSRIPDPNELPIPAFDLLKNQLYGEPFFPKPYGLIQSARGCPYQCNYCIKSFGKKLTALSPENMVAQVQEYIDLFDIKSFRFIDDTFTAVPKRVIEFCKLLIERGINLKWSCLTRPDTLDKEMLEWMKKSGCSRLYIGMESGSQRILDFYSRNIKVNEALENIKYCKSIGFEVMGFFIVGAPIETKEDVDKSIDFALKADFNFITIGELIAYPGTLLYERMKDDVEFSIFPYVNKFKDERLNENAYKFQRYFFRKFYFNYKTIIKTINDNVFVNHKDLLNNTYAFLNYIGSSTRQQVRKDFF, from the coding sequence ATGAAGAGAGCTTTATTTCTTAATCTTCCCAACAGGCAAAGAATTATGAGGCGCTATATGTGCTCATATAAATCACCTACTTTTTTATTTCAACCTATTGAATTGTTGAGTTTAGCCGCCATTTACAGAGGGTGGAATTGTGGTGACCCTGTTCTGATTGATGCTATTGCTGAGAATATAGAACAGCCGGAATTACACCAGAAAATTAAAACAATTGCGCCTGAGTTCATTATCAGTATTTGCGGGTTTGAATGTTTTGAAGAGGATATGGCGGCTATTGATGAAATAAAATCCGAATTTCCAGATACCCCCTTTATATTATTTGGTCATTACGCTACTGTATTTGCAGAAGAAACATTGGAAAATATAAATGTAGATTATGTAATACATGGAGAACCTGATATCGTTTTTTCAGAATTACTTAATGCCATGGAAGGGAAAATCGAATATGAAACTATAAAAGGCATATCATACAGAAAGCATGGCGTGCCTATTCATCAAAAGGGAGTGAGCCGGATACCCGACCCTAATGAATTGCCCATACCAGCCTTTGATTTGCTTAAAAACCAATTATATGGAGAACCTTTTTTTCCAAAGCCCTATGGTTTGATTCAGAGTGCAAGGGGTTGTCCATATCAATGTAATTATTGTATTAAATCATTTGGGAAAAAATTAACTGCCTTAAGTCCAGAAAACATGGTTGCTCAGGTCCAGGAATACATTGATCTATTTGATATTAAGTCATTTAGGTTTATTGACGATACCTTTACGGCTGTCCCAAAGCGAGTTATTGAATTTTGTAAGTTGTTGATTGAAAGAGGTATAAACCTTAAATGGTCTTGTCTTACCAGGCCAGATACTTTAGATAAGGAAATGCTGGAGTGGATGAAAAAATCTGGTTGCTCAAGATTATATATAGGAATGGAATCAGGTAGTCAAAGAATACTGGATTTTTATTCAAGGAATATTAAAGTAAATGAGGCTCTTGAAAACATCAAGTATTGCAAATCAATAGGCTTTGAGGTTATGGGCTTTTTTATTGTTGGTGCTCCCATTGAAACAAAAGAAGATGTAGATAAAAGTATTGATTTCGCTCTTAAAGCTGATTTTAACTTTATTACGATAGGAGAATTAATTGCTTATCCAGGTACTTTGCTTTATGAACGAATGAAAGATGATGTTGAATTTTCAATATTTCCATATGTCAATAAGTTTAAGGATGAAAGATTGAATGAAAATGCCTATAAATTCCAGAGATATTTTTTCAGAAAATTTTATTTTAATTATAAAACCATTATTAAAACGATCAACGATAATGTATTTGTAAACCACAAAGATTTGCTCAATAATACATATGCATTCTTAAATTATATTGGAAGTAGTACTCGTCAGCAAGTCAGAAAAGACTTTTTCTGA
- a CDS encoding DUF4372 domain-containing protein, whose product MSNKNTEKHLVGQPVFKQVIDLLTRNKFDLLVRQHKSDRYYKTFDSWTQLLTKLFGILGHCDSMGETCDGMWALAGKLNHLGLGSAPAKSTAGDGSRGRDNEFFKDVYFLLLKHFGPFLPVSRIDNVSFSKQAST is encoded by the coding sequence ATGAGCAACAAAAATACTGAAAAACATTTAGTAGGTCAGCCGGTCTTCAAACAGGTCATCGACCTGTTAACCCGCAACAAGTTTGACCTACTGGTCAGGCAGCACAAGTCCGACAGGTACTACAAGACCTTTGATTCCTGGACACAGCTTTTGACCAAGCTCTTCGGCATATTAGGGCATTGCGATTCAATGGGGGAAACATGCGATGGCATGTGGGCCCTGGCCGGGAAGCTCAACCACCTGGGGCTGGGATCGGCACCGGCAAAAAGCACGGCAGGAGACGGGTCCAGGGGGCGGGACAACGAGTTCTTCAAGGATGTCTATTTTCTGCTGCTCAAACATTTCGGGCCGTTTTTGCCGGTCAGCCGGATCGACAACGTATCCTTTTCCAAACAGGCAAGTACTTGA
- the trxB gene encoding thioredoxin-disulfide reductase, translated as MSEEREKVKLLIIGSGPAGYTAAIYASRANLEPVLYQGIEPGGQLMITTDVENYPGYPDGVQGPAMMEDFRKQAERMGTDIRFGMVTKVDFSGDSHIAVVDDKKEIEADAVILSTGASAKWLGIPSEKRLNGSGVSACAVCDGFFYKGQDVAIVGGGDTACEEALYLSNLCNKVYMFVRKDEMRASKIMQERVFDAKNIEVFWNTETDEILGDQVVEGVRVFNNQTDEKKEFKIQGFFVAIGHKPNSDIFKDYIDVDEQGYVRVEQGTTRTNVKGVFASGDLMDKIYRQAVTAAGTGCMAALDAERYVAEKVHAASKVKA; from the coding sequence ATGAGTGAAGAAAGAGAAAAAGTAAAACTATTGATTATCGGATCGGGCCCAGCGGGCTATACAGCAGCTATTTATGCTTCGAGAGCGAATCTTGAACCGGTTCTGTACCAGGGTATTGAGCCCGGTGGTCAATTGATGATCACTACAGACGTGGAAAATTACCCCGGTTATCCAGATGGTGTACAGGGGCCGGCAATGATGGAAGATTTCAGAAAGCAAGCTGAGCGTATGGGTACCGATATTCGTTTTGGAATGGTTACCAAAGTGGATTTTTCAGGAGATAGCCATATTGCTGTAGTTGACGATAAAAAAGAAATAGAGGCGGATGCGGTAATTCTTTCTACAGGAGCATCGGCCAAGTGGCTGGGCATTCCTTCTGAAAAGCGATTGAACGGCAGTGGCGTTTCTGCCTGTGCTGTATGTGATGGATTTTTCTACAAAGGGCAGGATGTGGCTATTGTAGGTGGTGGAGACACAGCTTGTGAAGAAGCACTTTACCTTTCCAATTTGTGCAATAAGGTATATATGTTTGTCAGAAAAGACGAGATGCGTGCTTCCAAAATTATGCAGGAAAGGGTTTTTGATGCTAAAAACATTGAGGTTTTCTGGAATACCGAAACCGATGAAATCCTCGGAGATCAAGTGGTAGAAGGCGTGCGGGTTTTTAACAATCAAACAGACGAGAAAAAAGAATTCAAGATTCAGGGCTTTTTTGTAGCCATTGGCCACAAGCCCAATTCCGATATTTTTAAGGATTATATTGATGTGGATGAGCAGGGCTATGTTCGTGTTGAGCAGGGCACTACCCGAACCAATGTAAAAGGTGTTTTTGCATCAGGGGATTTAATGGACAAGATCTATCGTCAGGCGGTAACTGCTGCGGGCACTGGTTGCATGGCCGCTCTGGATGCCGAACGCTATGTGGCAGAGAAAGTACATGCTGCATCTAAGGTGAAGGCATGA
- a CDS encoding glutathione peroxidase — MEKSIHDFKVKDVAGNDVDLADYKGKVLLIVNTASECGFTPQYKGMEEVYREFKDQGFEVLAFPSNDFMGQEPLEGMEIQNFCERNYETTFPVLEKVHVKGKEAHPLFQFLSNKKQNGKVNSTPKWNFHKYLVDKEGNVQDYYYSITKPESGKVKKAIEKLL, encoded by the coding sequence ATGGAAAAGAGCATTCACGATTTTAAAGTAAAAGATGTTGCGGGCAATGATGTTGACCTTGCAGATTACAAGGGCAAAGTTTTATTGATCGTAAATACAGCATCGGAATGTGGTTTTACACCGCAGTACAAAGGCATGGAAGAAGTTTACCGCGAATTCAAAGACCAGGGCTTTGAAGTGTTGGCTTTTCCATCAAATGACTTTATGGGGCAGGAGCCGCTGGAAGGTATGGAAATCCAGAATTTCTGCGAGCGCAATTATGAAACTACTTTTCCTGTTTTGGAAAAAGTACATGTGAAAGGCAAAGAGGCCCATCCGCTTTTCCAGTTTCTTTCCAATAAAAAACAGAATGGGAAAGTGAATTCTACACCCAAATGGAATTTTCACAAATACTTGGTGGATAAGGAAGGCAATGTGCAAGATTACTATTACAGCATTACCAAGCCAGAATCAGGTAAGGTAAAAAAGGCCATTGAGAAATTACTTTAA
- the bshB1 gene encoding bacillithiol biosynthesis deacetylase BshB1 — translation MKVDILAFAAHPDDVELSCSGTIAKHIAMGKKAAVVDFTQGELGSRGTAELRLKEAAASAKILGLSARENLGFRDGFFKNDEQHQLEVIKMLRKYRPDIVLANAPYDRHPDHGRAAKLVEESCFYSGLKMIATEINGQKQEAWRPRLVLNYIQSVYHKPDLVMDISSQMQTKLSAIAAFSSQFNTGKSSDEKEQTFISTPQFMDFIKARASEYGQLIEVQYAEGFLSKRYLGVKDLTGLI, via the coding sequence ATGAAAGTCGATATACTGGCTTTTGCCGCCCATCCCGATGATGTAGAATTGAGTTGCTCAGGAACGATTGCAAAACATATTGCAATGGGTAAGAAAGCAGCCGTAGTGGATTTTACCCAGGGCGAGTTGGGCAGTAGGGGTACAGCGGAATTGCGATTAAAAGAGGCCGCAGCTTCAGCTAAGATATTGGGACTTTCTGCCCGGGAAAACCTGGGATTCAGAGATGGTTTTTTTAAGAATGACGAGCAACATCAATTGGAAGTGATTAAAATGCTGCGCAAATACCGTCCGGATATTGTGCTGGCAAATGCACCCTACGACAGACATCCAGACCATGGACGTGCGGCAAAGCTTGTGGAAGAATCCTGTTTTTATTCCGGCCTGAAAATGATCGCAACAGAAATTAACGGCCAAAAGCAAGAAGCCTGGCGCCCGCGGCTAGTGTTGAACTACATACAATCCGTTTATCACAAACCTGATCTTGTAATGGATATTTCCAGTCAGATGCAAACTAAATTGTCTGCTATAGCTGCATTCAGTTCGCAATTCAACACCGGAAAATCCTCAGACGAAAAAGAACAAACTTTTATTTCCACTCCCCAGTTCATGGATTTTATCAAAGCACGTGCTTCTGAATACGGACAATTGATAGAAGTGCAATATGCAGAAGGTTTTTTGAGCAAGCGTTATTTGGGGGTAAAGGATTTGACGGGATTGATATAA
- a CDS encoding type IX secretion system membrane protein PorP/SprF: protein MKNCIVHSLIILLLLAAFDTNAQQRTLWSQHVFNDFAINPAVAGAKEYVPVHISARRQWMGIKDAPVAQVLYSHGYVGYNMGLGGLIINESAGPTRRIGINVAGTYHLQLTKNRGPRDRGKVLSFGLAGSLSQSRVDNSVLTTFEPDDQAILRGYDHSLIPDAHAGLYFHDGNKYYAGLSVYNLIQSKTDLSNASLGIINNLVRTYYLMGGYNLEINSDFNYQPSVIFRMIEATPFQFDIQNRFLYKKKYWATVGYRHLDAVVVGAGFQVNVFRFGYTYDAILSDIRQYSSGSHEFSLTLMFLSDHIQSIGRPGDRIYRKKEFRPAIIDF, encoded by the coding sequence ATGAAAAATTGTATTGTTCACTCCCTTATAATCCTACTGCTACTTGCAGCATTCGATACAAATGCGCAGCAGAGAACACTCTGGTCGCAGCATGTTTTTAATGATTTTGCCATAAACCCTGCCGTTGCCGGTGCCAAAGAGTACGTCCCGGTACATATCAGTGCAAGACGCCAATGGATGGGCATAAAAGACGCACCTGTTGCCCAGGTGCTATACAGTCATGGATATGTCGGATACAATATGGGGCTTGGTGGACTGATCATCAACGAATCAGCAGGCCCCACGCGCAGAATAGGCATTAATGTGGCCGGCACCTATCATTTACAACTTACAAAAAACAGAGGGCCGCGCGACAGGGGAAAAGTACTATCTTTTGGCCTTGCAGGCTCCCTGAGCCAAAGCAGGGTGGACAACTCAGTACTCACCACTTTCGAACCCGATGACCAGGCCATTTTAAGAGGTTATGATCATAGCCTGATCCCAGATGCTCATGCCGGACTTTATTTTCACGATGGCAATAAATACTATGCCGGATTATCGGTTTACAATCTGATTCAGTCAAAAACAGATTTGTCAAATGCATCGCTTGGGATAATCAATAACCTTGTGAGAACTTATTATTTAATGGGTGGTTATAACTTGGAAATCAACTCGGATTTCAACTACCAGCCTTCGGTAATTTTCAGAATGATTGAAGCTACTCCCTTTCAATTTGACATACAAAACCGCTTTCTCTACAAGAAAAAATACTGGGCTACAGTAGGCTACAGACACCTGGATGCGGTTGTTGTCGGTGCAGGTTTCCAGGTAAATGTATTTCGCTTTGGCTATACCTATGATGCCATTTTATCGGATATTCGCCAGTACAGCTCCGGATCCCATGAATTTTCCCTAACACTGATGTTCCTGAGCGATCATATCCAAAGTATAGGAAGACCCGGAGATCGTATTTACCGCAAAAAGGAATTCCGCCCTGCTATTATTGATTTTTGA